The following are from one region of the Abiotrophia defectiva ATCC 49176 genome:
- the rnc gene encoding ribonuclease III has translation MNRTIRVIEKQLNLTFNKPELIQQAFRHTSYANEQARRHLPHYERLEFLGDAVLELLSSEFLYHSYPNLPEGKLTRMRAQIVQEKSLAYLARQLKFNHFLQLGKGEESSGGRERDSILADCFEAVLGAIYEDQGLEVAKDYLNRVMFSQHQLLLGRVTQDHKTLFQERVQKQGTVQIDYRLKDKQGPAHDQIFTVELYVNDQLIATGQGSSKKQAEMQAAELGMASVDPKTGSLKLPNSTLKKGG, from the coding sequence ATGAATCGGACCATTCGTGTAATAGAGAAGCAGCTGAATCTGACTTTTAATAAGCCGGAATTAATTCAACAAGCCTTTCGCCATACATCCTATGCAAATGAACAAGCCAGACGCCATTTACCGCATTATGAGCGCTTGGAATTTTTGGGAGATGCCGTTTTAGAACTGCTATCCAGTGAATTTCTCTATCACAGCTATCCAAACTTACCCGAAGGCAAATTAACTCGTATGAGAGCTCAGATTGTGCAAGAGAAGAGCTTGGCCTACTTGGCCCGACAACTTAAGTTCAACCACTTCCTCCAATTAGGTAAGGGGGAAGAGTCGAGCGGTGGTCGGGAGCGTGACTCCATTCTAGCTGACTGCTTTGAAGCGGTTCTCGGCGCAATCTATGAAGATCAAGGCTTAGAGGTCGCCAAAGACTATCTCAACCGGGTTATGTTCAGTCAACACCAACTCTTGCTTGGCAGAGTAACTCAAGACCACAAGACCCTCTTCCAAGAGCGAGTTCAAAAGCAAGGGACGGTTCAGATTGACTATCGCCTCAAAGATAAGCAGGGTCCTGCCCACGACCAAATTTTTACCGTAGAGCTCTATGTCAATGATCAACTCATTGCCACGGGCCAAGGTTCCAGCAAGAAGCAAGCTGAAATGCAGGCGGCTGAGTTGGGTATGGCATCCGTAGATCCAAAAACCGGCAGCCTCAAGTTGCCAAATTCAACACTTAAAAAGGGAGGTTAA
- a CDS encoding oligopeptide ABC transporter substrate-binding protein encodes MNHSVLRKAAILGLAAFTLAGTISPAVNAQVALETSVDNDGTPIQGGTLKIAEVAGEPFSGAFSSLVADQSTDLSVVGYINTGLFEYDENLQIKDTGLASAKLDPENKKVTITIRKDQKWSDGQPLTIDDVIAPYYIVAHKDYTGIRYGDDFKNVVGIEDYHEGKTDTISGLKKIDDYTLEISYQTFSASMKQVGGGISPYVEPKHIYDKIAVKDIADSDQVRVNPVGMGPFRVKSITPGEAIVLEANEYYFKGKPKVDGAVIEVVNPSTAVAEMKAGNYDLAELPTDAYDTFKDATNFKTIGTVENTYSYIGFKFGSWNKDKEEVEMDTSKVIQQKALRQAMAYAFDADAVGQRFFSGLRFRANTLIPSLFKSVHASDLPGFTYDPEKSKQILADAGFVDKDGDGFVEDPNGKPFTLKFLARSSSDIAEPLWSYFVDSWKQVGINVELLDGRLYDFNSYADMLRNDDQSFDVFEGAWGTGGDPNPTGFYSKKAPFNYERWADDKNEELLEALSSDKAFDEAYRKEAFHAWQAYTNEELPAIPYLYRYGIRSVNNRVKHYDVANGTSFGIEQLELTADEPIK; translated from the coding sequence ATGAATCATTCCGTACTGCGTAAAGCAGCGATTTTAGGCCTGGCTGCCTTTACCTTGGCAGGGACCATCAGCCCTGCAGTTAATGCACAAGTTGCTCTTGAAACAAGCGTCGACAACGACGGAACCCCTATTCAAGGTGGGACTTTGAAAATTGCGGAGGTAGCCGGCGAGCCATTTTCTGGTGCCTTCAGCTCTCTCGTGGCTGACCAATCGACTGACTTAAGCGTCGTGGGTTATATCAACACTGGGCTTTTCGAATATGACGAAAACCTTCAAATTAAGGATACTGGTTTAGCAAGTGCCAAACTAGATCCTGAGAACAAGAAAGTTACCATCACCATTCGTAAAGACCAAAAATGGTCAGATGGCCAACCCCTTACCATTGATGACGTCATCGCGCCTTACTACATTGTCGCTCATAAGGACTACACTGGGATTCGTTACGGAGATGATTTCAAGAATGTAGTCGGGATCGAAGACTACCACGAAGGCAAGACGGATACTATTTCAGGTCTTAAGAAAATTGACGACTATACCTTAGAAATCAGCTATCAAACTTTCTCAGCTTCTATGAAGCAAGTTGGGGGCGGGATTTCTCCATATGTAGAACCTAAACATATTTATGACAAGATTGCCGTTAAGGATATTGCCGATAGCGACCAAGTACGCGTAAATCCAGTCGGTATGGGCCCATTCCGCGTTAAATCTATCACACCAGGTGAAGCCATTGTCTTAGAAGCCAACGAATACTACTTCAAGGGCAAACCAAAAGTTGACGGTGCTGTCATTGAGGTGGTCAACCCATCTACTGCCGTAGCTGAAATGAAGGCTGGCAACTATGACCTGGCTGAATTACCAACTGATGCTTACGACACCTTTAAAGATGCCACCAACTTCAAGACCATTGGGACAGTTGAAAACACCTATTCCTACATCGGCTTCAAGTTCGGTAGCTGGAACAAGGATAAGGAAGAAGTTGAAATGGATACCAGCAAGGTCATCCAACAAAAGGCTTTACGTCAAGCCATGGCTTACGCCTTCGATGCAGATGCTGTCGGTCAACGCTTCTTCAGCGGCCTCCGTTTCCGCGCTAACACCTTGATTCCTTCCCTCTTCAAGAGTGTGCACGCTTCAGATCTTCCTGGCTTCACTTATGACCCAGAAAAATCTAAACAAATCTTAGCTGATGCTGGCTTTGTGGACAAGGACGGGGATGGCTTCGTAGAGGATCCTAACGGTAAGCCATTCACCCTCAAATTCTTAGCTCGTAGCTCAAGTGATATTGCTGAACCACTCTGGTCCTACTTCGTTGACTCTTGGAAGCAAGTAGGGATTAATGTCGAGTTGTTAGACGGTCGTCTCTATGACTTTAACTCCTATGCTGATATGCTCCGTAACGACGATCAATCCTTTGATGTCTTCGAAGGGGCTTGGGGTACCGGTGGTGACCCAAATCCAACTGGTTTCTATAGTAAGAAAGCTCCATTTAACTACGAACGTTGGGCTGACGACAAGAACGAAGAACTGCTAGAAGCCCTCTCTTCTGACAAGGCCTTCGATGAAGCCTACCGTAAGGAAGCCTTCCACGCATGGCAAGCTTACACCAACGAAGAGCTTCCTGCTATTCCTTACCTCTACCGTTACGGTATCCGTTCTGTCAACAACCGTGTTAAACACTATGATGTTGCGAACGGCACAAGCTTCGGGATTGAACAGTTAGAATTGACGGCTGACGAACCAATCAAATAA
- a CDS encoding oligopeptide ABC transporter substrate-binding protein codes for MNKTFRKNLALMATALSVSAIMWPSAIAVAEGVNLPLSVTNEGTAIDGGVFKYALVGDPFSGALSSLYAEKSNDMRITEFFNPGLYGSDGDYKIDDSGLAKLTFDQANKKVTIKIPEGVTWTDGQPLTIEDVIYPYYVVGHKDYTGIRYGSDFKNVVGMEEYHDGKSDTISGLKKVDDYTLEISYKEFSASMLQSGGGVSSYVEPKHILEKTPIKDLEDSEQVRTNPVGFGPFKVKSITPGESVVFERNDNYYKGKPKLAGLQVDVVNASTAVSEMKAGNYDYASLPEDAYNTYKDASNFKTLGRLTNVYSYIGFHVGTWNKEKEQVQPDDSKPVSNKALRQAMGYAIDNDAIGQRFYEGLRVRANSPIPSMFASYNDGSIEGYTYQPEKAKQILADAGFVDKDGDGFVEDPNGKSFKLTFASMSGSDVAEPIAQYYVDAWKQIGVNVELYEGRLLEFNTFYDLLDKDADIDVFQAAMGVGGDPNPSTQFGRDNQFNSMRWATEENDKLLAAINSDAAFEDAARKKAYDDWQKYVIDEAPVIPTLYRHSLVSINNRVKHYDITLGSGTEWEEVELTADQPVKE; via the coding sequence ATGAACAAAACCTTTAGAAAAAATCTTGCCCTCATGGCCACGGCCTTATCAGTCAGCGCCATTATGTGGCCTTCAGCTATTGCCGTGGCTGAAGGCGTCAATCTTCCATTATCAGTGACTAACGAAGGAACTGCGATTGATGGTGGAGTATTCAAATATGCCTTAGTTGGGGATCCCTTCTCTGGTGCACTCAGTAGCCTCTATGCTGAGAAGTCTAATGACATGAGAATTACTGAATTCTTCAACCCAGGTCTCTACGGTTCTGATGGCGACTATAAGATTGACGATTCTGGTTTGGCTAAGTTGACCTTTGACCAAGCTAATAAGAAAGTCACCATCAAGATTCCGGAAGGCGTGACCTGGACAGATGGCCAGCCCCTCACCATTGAAGACGTCATCTACCCTTACTACGTAGTAGGGCACAAGGACTATACCGGTATCCGTTATGGTTCTGACTTCAAAAACGTCGTCGGGATGGAAGAATACCATGATGGTAAGTCTGACACCATCTCTGGTCTTAAGAAGGTAGATGATTACACCTTAGAGATTAGCTATAAGGAATTCTCAGCTTCCATGCTCCAATCAGGTGGTGGGGTATCCTCCTACGTCGAACCTAAGCACATCTTAGAGAAAACACCAATCAAGGATCTTGAAGATAGCGAACAAGTTCGGACTAATCCAGTCGGCTTTGGGCCTTTCAAAGTTAAATCCATCACCCCTGGCGAGTCCGTTGTCTTCGAACGGAATGACAACTACTACAAAGGCAAGCCTAAATTAGCAGGCCTACAAGTCGATGTAGTTAACGCCTCAACTGCTGTATCAGAAATGAAGGCAGGTAACTATGACTACGCGTCATTACCAGAGGATGCCTACAACACCTATAAGGATGCAAGCAACTTCAAGACCTTAGGTCGTCTGACAAACGTCTACAGCTACATTGGTTTCCACGTTGGGACTTGGAATAAGGAAAAAGAGCAAGTACAACCAGATGACAGTAAGCCAGTATCCAATAAAGCGCTCCGTCAAGCCATGGGTTACGCTATTGACAATGACGCCATTGGCCAACGTTTCTATGAAGGCTTACGGGTGCGGGCTAACTCTCCAATTCCATCCATGTTTGCAAGCTACAATGATGGTAGTATCGAAGGTTATACCTACCAACCAGAGAAGGCCAAACAGATCTTGGCAGATGCCGGCTTTGTCGACAAAGATGGCGATGGTTTCGTAGAAGATCCTAACGGTAAGAGCTTCAAGCTGACCTTTGCTTCTATGTCAGGTTCTGATGTAGCTGAACCAATTGCACAATACTATGTTGATGCTTGGAAACAAATTGGGGTAAACGTTGAACTCTATGAAGGTCGTTTGCTTGAGTTCAACACCTTCTACGATCTCCTAGATAAGGATGCAGACATTGATGTCTTCCAAGCTGCCATGGGGGTAGGGGGCGATCCAAACCCATCTACTCAATTTGGTCGCGACAACCAGTTCAACTCTATGCGTTGGGCAACGGAAGAGAACGATAAACTTCTAGCAGCTATTAACTCTGATGCTGCCTTCGAAGATGCAGCCCGTAAGAAAGCCTATGATGATTGGCAAAAATACGTCATCGACGAAGCGCCTGTTATCCCAACCCTCTACCGTCACTCACTCGTGTCAATCAACAACCGGGTTAAGCACTATGATATTACCCTAGGTTCTGGCACTGAATGGGAAGAAGTAGAATTGACTGCTGATCAACCTGTCAAAGAATAA